The Streptomyces sp. NBC_00162 genome window below encodes:
- the hflX gene encoding GTPase HflX — protein sequence MTSSSSPSQDARDAQDVRDSQSFTESLRADALMEEDVAWSHEIDGDRDGEQFERSERAALRRVAGLSTELEDVTEVEYRQLRLERVVLVGVWTSGTVIDAENSLAELAALAETAGALVLDGVIQRRDKPDPATFIGSGKARELRDIVLESGADTVVCDGELSPGQLIALEDVVKVKVVDRTALILDIFAQHAKSREGKAQVALAQMQYMLPRLRGWGASLSRQMGGGGGGGMATRGPGETKIETDRRRIREKMAKMRREIADMKTGRDIKRQERRRNKVPSVAIAGYTNAGKSSLLNRLTGAGVLVENALFATLDPTVRRAETPSGRIYTLADTVGFVRHLPHHLVEAFRSTMEEVGDSDLILHIVDGSHPAPEEQLAAVREVIREVGAVNVPEIVVINKADAADPLVLQRLLRIERHSIAVSARTGMGIEELLALIDTELPRPEVEVEALVPYTRGSLVAKAHAEGEVISEEHTPEGTLLKVRVHQELAADLAPYALAKR from the coding sequence ATGACCTCCTCTTCTTCCCCTTCCCAGGACGCGCGGGACGCACAGGACGTGCGCGACTCGCAGAGCTTCACCGAGAGCCTTCGGGCCGATGCCCTGATGGAAGAGGACGTCGCCTGGAGCCACGAGATCGACGGAGACCGCGACGGCGAGCAGTTCGAACGCTCCGAGCGCGCGGCCCTGCGCCGTGTGGCCGGCCTCTCCACCGAGCTCGAAGACGTCACCGAGGTCGAGTACCGACAGCTCCGCCTGGAGCGGGTCGTCCTCGTCGGTGTCTGGACCTCCGGCACGGTGATCGACGCGGAGAACTCCCTCGCGGAGCTCGCCGCCCTCGCCGAGACGGCAGGTGCCCTCGTACTCGACGGTGTGATCCAGCGCCGCGACAAGCCGGACCCTGCCACCTTCATCGGCTCCGGCAAGGCGCGGGAGCTGCGCGACATCGTGCTGGAGAGCGGCGCCGACACCGTCGTCTGTGACGGCGAGCTCAGCCCCGGCCAGCTCATCGCCCTCGAGGACGTCGTCAAGGTGAAGGTGGTCGACCGGACCGCCCTCATCCTGGACATCTTCGCCCAGCACGCCAAGTCCCGAGAGGGCAAGGCGCAGGTCGCTCTCGCGCAGATGCAGTACATGCTTCCGCGCCTGCGCGGCTGGGGTGCCTCGCTGTCCCGGCAGATGGGTGGCGGCGGCGGTGGCGGCATGGCCACCCGAGGCCCCGGTGAGACCAAGATCGAAACGGACCGGCGACGGATCCGCGAGAAGATGGCGAAGATGCGCCGGGAGATCGCGGACATGAAGACCGGCCGCGACATCAAGCGGCAGGAACGGCGCCGCAACAAGGTGCCGTCGGTCGCCATCGCCGGTTACACCAACGCAGGCAAGTCCTCGCTGCTCAACCGCCTCACGGGCGCGGGCGTGCTGGTGGAGAACGCACTGTTCGCCACCCTCGACCCGACCGTGCGCCGGGCCGAGACGCCGAGCGGCCGGATCTACACCCTGGCCGACACCGTCGGCTTCGTCCGGCACCTGCCCCACCACCTCGTCGAGGCGTTCCGCTCCACGATGGAGGAGGTCGGCGACTCCGATCTCATCCTGCACATCGTGGACGGCTCGCACCCGGCGCCGGAGGAGCAGCTGGCGGCGGTGCGCGAGGTCATCCGCGAGGTCGGCGCGGTGAACGTGCCCGAGATCGTGGTGATCAACAAGGCGGACGCGGCGGACCCGCTCGTCCTCCAGCGCCTGCTGCGGATCGAGCGGCATTCCATCGCCGTCTCGGCGCGCACGGGCATGGGCATCGAGGAACTCCTCGCGCTCATCGACACCGAGCTGCCGCGGCCCGAGGTCGAGGTGGAGGCCCTGGTGCCGTACACCCGCGGCTCGCTGGTCGCCAAGGCGCACGCCGAGGGCGAGGTGATCTCCGAGGAGCACACCCCGGAGGGCACCCTGCTCAAGGTGCGGGTGCACCAGGAGCTCGCGGCGGACCTGGCTCCGTACGCGCTCGCCAAGCGGTGA
- a CDS encoding M1 family metallopeptidase, with product MQLTSPRLRAALLAAASLTLVAAVLPPPKPLGIGDRLFPELGNPGYDVLSYDLSFTYKDNRTPLDAVTVIDARALQSLERINLDFTHGKVASAEVNGEPARFESVGEDLVLTPARPVTAHVPLHITVRHTSDPRGRADGGWVPTEDGLAMANQADAAHRVFPCNDHPADKAFFTFRVTAPEALTVVANGVPVAAALPMGPSKTWTYRTRHPMATELAQVSVGRSAVVHGTGPHGLPLRDVVPAADRQKLDPWLRKTAGHIAWMEERVGRYPFENYGVLIARASTGFELETQTLSLFEHSLFSGEGYPEWYVESVMVHELAHQWFGDSVAPRTWSDLWLNEGHATWYEALYADGLGKYSLERRMREAYQRSDQWRAAGGPPAAPKAAAPGEKIGLFRPVVYDGAALILYALREEIGTEAFDRVERRWVAEHKDGVAGTEDFVHLASQEAGRDLTAFLEPWLYGKTTPAMPGHPEWSGKSV from the coding sequence ATGCAGCTCACCTCCCCGCGCCTGCGCGCCGCCCTGCTGGCCGCGGCCTCCCTCACCCTCGTCGCCGCCGTACTGCCCCCGCCGAAGCCGCTGGGCATCGGCGACCGGCTGTTCCCGGAGCTCGGGAACCCCGGGTACGACGTGCTCTCGTACGACCTCTCCTTCACGTACAAGGACAACCGCACGCCCCTCGACGCCGTCACCGTCATCGATGCCCGCGCCCTGCAGTCGCTGGAGCGGATCAATCTGGACTTCACGCACGGAAAGGTGGCGTCCGCCGAGGTCAACGGCGAGCCGGCCCGGTTCGAGAGCGTGGGGGAGGACCTGGTGCTGACGCCCGCGCGTCCGGTCACCGCCCACGTGCCGCTGCACATCACCGTCCGGCACACCAGCGACCCGCGCGGGCGCGCGGACGGGGGCTGGGTCCCCACCGAGGACGGGCTGGCCATGGCCAACCAGGCGGACGCCGCCCACCGCGTCTTCCCCTGCAACGACCACCCCGCCGACAAGGCGTTCTTCACCTTCCGGGTCACCGCCCCGGAAGCGCTCACGGTCGTCGCCAACGGAGTGCCGGTGGCCGCCGCCCTGCCGATGGGCCCCTCGAAGACGTGGACGTACCGGACCCGGCACCCGATGGCCACGGAACTGGCGCAGGTCTCGGTCGGACGCTCCGCGGTCGTCCACGGCACCGGACCGCACGGGCTGCCGCTGCGCGACGTGGTGCCCGCCGCCGACCGGCAGAAGCTGGACCCCTGGCTGAGGAAGACCGCGGGCCACATCGCGTGGATGGAGGAGCGGGTCGGCCGCTACCCCTTCGAGAACTACGGGGTGCTGATCGCGCGGGCGAGCACCGGCTTCGAGCTGGAGACGCAGACCCTCTCGCTCTTCGAGCACAGCCTGTTCTCCGGCGAGGGCTACCCCGAGTGGTACGTGGAGTCCGTGATGGTCCACGAGCTCGCCCACCAGTGGTTCGGCGACAGCGTCGCCCCGCGCACCTGGTCCGACCTGTGGCTCAACGAGGGACACGCCACCTGGTACGAGGCCCTGTACGCGGACGGGCTCGGCAAGTACTCCCTGGAGCGGCGGATGCGCGAGGCGTACCAGCGCTCCGACCAGTGGCGGGCCGCGGGCGGCCCCCCGGCCGCGCCGAAGGCGGCCGCACCGGGCGAGAAGATCGGCCTGTTCCGGCCCGTGGTCTACGACGGGGCCGCGCTGATCCTCTACGCGCTGCGCGAGGAGATCGGCACGGAGGCCTTCGACCGCGTCGAGCGCCGCTGGGTGGCGGAGCACAAGGACGGGGTCGCGGGCACGGAAGACTTCGTCCACCTGGCCTCGCAGGAGGCGGGCCGGGACCTGACGGCCTTCCTGGAGCCGTGGCTGTACGGGAAGACGACCCCGGCGATGCCCGGGCACCCCGAGTGGAGCGGAAAAAGCGTGTGA
- a CDS encoding RelA/SpoT family protein: MSAEATNPEAHPEARPELRRRGRTRLDLRRLGRAALLGPTSRDRLPDAIGHVAEAHRAHHPDADLSVLRRAYLLAETSHRGQMRKSGEPYITHPLAVTLILAELGAETTTLTASLLHDTVEDTDVTLDQVREEFGDEVRFIVDGVTKVEKIDYGAAAEPETFRKMLVATGNDVRVMSIKLADRLHNMRTLGVMRPEKQARIAKVTRDVLIPLAERLGVQALKTELEDLVFAILHPEEYERTRALIAAHAGERDPLPAIADSVRTVLREAGITAEVQVRPRHFVSVHRIALKRGELRGSDFGRILVLVGENADCYAVLGELHTCFTPVVSEFKDFIATPKFNLYQSLHTAVATPQGHVAEVIVRTRQMHRVAEAGVVALGNPYVTASSATAGTPDTAADPYEERVDPTRPGWLSRLLDWQQSAPDPDTFWSVLRAELAQDREITVFRADGGTLGLPAGASCIDAAYAQHGAAAHGCIGARVNGRLTSLSSPLSDGDTVQLLLAQDASSGPAAEWLDHARTPAARIAISSWLEAHPDRAMATTTAARAPLSVIGARGGGANAVADLPNAPVRLAGCCTPVPPDAVAGFVVRGGAVTVHRIHCAAVAQMRAVGRTSVAVHWRATADCRVTLLAESFGRPHLLADLTEAIAREGVEVVSATVEPPVEQRVRHSYTLQLPDAAGLPALMRAMRNVPGVYDVSRA, translated from the coding sequence ATGAGTGCAGAGGCCACGAACCCCGAAGCACACCCCGAAGCGCGCCCTGAGCTCCGCAGACGCGGCCGGACCAGGCTCGATCTGCGCCGGCTCGGGCGCGCGGCCCTGCTCGGGCCCACGTCCCGCGACCGCCTCCCGGACGCCATCGGCCACGTCGCGGAGGCTCACCGTGCCCACCATCCGGACGCCGATCTGTCCGTTCTGCGGCGGGCGTACCTCCTCGCGGAGACCTCGCACCGCGGTCAAATGCGCAAGAGCGGTGAGCCGTACATCACACATCCGCTCGCCGTCACCCTGATCCTGGCCGAACTCGGGGCCGAGACCACCACGTTGACGGCCTCCCTCCTCCACGACACCGTCGAGGACACCGACGTGACCCTCGATCAGGTCCGCGAGGAGTTCGGCGACGAGGTCCGCTTCATCGTCGACGGCGTCACCAAGGTGGAGAAGATCGACTACGGCGCCGCCGCCGAACCCGAGACCTTCCGCAAGATGCTCGTCGCCACCGGCAACGACGTCCGCGTGATGTCGATCAAACTCGCCGACCGGCTGCACAACATGCGCACCCTCGGGGTGATGCGCCCGGAGAAACAGGCCCGCATCGCCAAGGTCACCCGCGACGTCCTCATCCCGCTCGCCGAGCGGCTCGGCGTCCAGGCCCTCAAGACCGAGCTGGAAGACCTCGTCTTCGCGATCCTGCACCCCGAGGAGTACGAGCGCACCCGCGCGCTCATCGCGGCCCACGCGGGGGAACGCGACCCGCTGCCCGCCATCGCCGACTCCGTACGCACCGTCCTGCGCGAGGCGGGCATCACCGCCGAAGTACAGGTCCGGCCGCGGCACTTCGTCTCGGTGCACCGGATCGCCCTCAAACGCGGCGAGCTGCGCGGCTCCGACTTCGGCCGCATCCTCGTCCTCGTCGGCGAGAACGCCGACTGCTACGCGGTGCTGGGCGAGCTGCACACCTGCTTCACCCCGGTCGTCTCGGAGTTCAAGGACTTCATCGCGACCCCGAAGTTCAACCTCTACCAGTCGCTGCACACCGCCGTCGCCACGCCCCAGGGCCACGTCGCCGAGGTCATCGTGCGGACCCGGCAGATGCACCGGGTGGCGGAGGCGGGCGTGGTCGCGCTCGGCAATCCGTACGTCACCGCGTCATCCGCCACCGCCGGGACCCCGGACACCGCGGCGGATCCGTACGAGGAGCGCGTGGACCCGACGCGGCCCGGCTGGCTGTCACGGCTGCTCGACTGGCAGCAGTCCGCGCCCGACCCCGACACCTTCTGGAGCGTCCTGCGCGCCGAGCTGGCCCAGGACCGGGAGATCACCGTCTTCCGGGCCGACGGGGGGACGCTGGGCCTGCCGGCCGGAGCCAGCTGTATCGACGCCGCCTACGCCCAGCACGGCGCGGCAGCCCACGGCTGTATCGGCGCCCGCGTCAACGGGCGCCTCACCTCCCTGTCCTCCCCGCTGTCCGACGGGGACACCGTGCAGCTGCTGCTCGCGCAGGACGCCTCCTCGGGACCCGCCGCCGAGTGGCTGGACCACGCGCGGACCCCGGCGGCCCGGATCGCCATCAGCAGCTGGCTCGAAGCCCATCCCGACCGGGCGATGGCCACCACCACGGCCGCCCGGGCACCGCTGTCGGTGATCGGGGCCCGCGGCGGAGGGGCCAACGCGGTCGCCGACCTGCCGAACGCCCCCGTGCGGCTCGCCGGCTGCTGCACTCCCGTGCCGCCGGACGCGGTCGCCGGGTTCGTGGTCCGGGGCGGGGCCGTCACCGTGCACCGCATCCACTGCGCCGCGGTCGCCCAGATGCGGGCGGTGGGGCGCACCTCCGTCGCAGTGCACTGGCGGGCCACGGCGGACTGCCGCGTCACACTGCTCGCCGAATCGTTCGGCCGCCCCCATCTGCTGGCCGACCTGACCGAGGCCATCGCCCGCGAGGGGGTCGAGGTCGTCTCCGCGACCGTGGAACCCCCCGTCGAACAGCGGGTCCGCCACAGCTACACCCTTCAGCTGCCCGACGCGGCCGGACTGCCCGCCCTGATGCGCGCGATGCGGAACGTGCCCGGCGTGTACGACGTCAGCCGCGCCTAG